A region from the Desulfomarina profundi genome encodes:
- a CDS encoding carbohydrate ABC transporter permease produces MEKQVNQKAWFMVLPVFLLVAFSAIIPLMTVVNYSVQDTFGNNQFFWVGMDWFRDLIHSERFHDAFLRQLLFSGIILLIEIPLGISIALAMPKKGWGVPVCLIAMALPLLIPWNVVGTIWQIFGRVDIGLLGHSLDSLGVDYNYTQDPLAAWVTIIVMDVWHWTSLVVLLCYAGLCSIPDAYYQAAQIDGASRFSVFRYIQLPKMQRVLLIAVLLRFMDSFMIYTEPFVITGGGPGNSTTFMSIDLVKMAIGQFDLGPAAAMSLIYFLVILLLSWVFYTVMSNIGEESSNGGS; encoded by the coding sequence ATAGAAAAACAAGTCAACCAGAAGGCATGGTTCATGGTGCTGCCTGTCTTTCTGCTGGTCGCTTTCAGTGCCATTATCCCATTGATGACCGTGGTCAATTATTCGGTCCAGGACACCTTCGGCAACAACCAGTTTTTCTGGGTCGGTATGGACTGGTTCCGCGATCTGATTCATTCGGAGCGTTTTCACGATGCCTTTCTGCGCCAGCTGCTCTTTTCCGGCATAATTCTGCTGATCGAAATCCCCCTGGGAATCAGTATTGCCCTGGCCATGCCGAAAAAAGGCTGGGGTGTTCCTGTCTGTCTGATCGCCATGGCCCTGCCACTTCTGATCCCCTGGAATGTCGTTGGTACCATCTGGCAGATTTTCGGCCGTGTGGATATAGGCCTTCTCGGCCACAGCCTCGACTCCCTGGGCGTTGACTACAACTATACCCAGGATCCACTTGCCGCCTGGGTTACTATTATTGTCATGGATGTCTGGCACTGGACCAGTCTTGTCGTTCTCCTCTGTTACGCAGGTCTCTGCTCCATCCCGGATGCTTATTACCAGGCGGCCCAGATTGACGGAGCGTCCCGCTTTTCGGTCTTTCGCTATATCCAGCTTCCCAAGATGCAGAGGGTTCTGTTGATTGCTGTCCTCCTGCGCTTCATGGACAGCTTTATGATCTACACTGAGCCCTTTGTCATTACCGGCGGCGGCCCCGGCAACTCCACAACCTTCATGTCCATTGATCTTGTAAAAATGGCCATCGGTCAATTTGATCTCGGCCCTGCCGCGGCCATGTCTCTTATCTATTTTTTAGTAATTCTTCTGCTTTCCTGGGTGTTCTATACGGTGATGAGTAACATCGGAGAAGAAAGTTCAAACGGAGGTTCCTGA
- a CDS encoding ABC transporter ATP-binding protein, giving the protein MQLELQNISKKVGNEFHISDVSLTFNAGTLNILLGPTLSGKTSLMRLMAGLDQPSSGRILVKGQDVTGVAVQKRNVAMVYQQFINYPNLTVYENIASPLRIAKTEQKRIEEKVQKVAKLLKLEDMLSRSPQELSGGQQQRTALARALVKGAELVLLDEPLANLDYKLREELREELPLIFAETGSIFVYATTEPSEALLLGGNTATLHEGRVTQFGKTLEVFNRPGNLVTAKTISDPPLNCLPVTKLNNTMLYKSHVEIPLIDKLPQLPDDDYTIAFRPHHLFLKKNPAAADMIQVRAKVVVAEITGSESYIHIDVAGVRWVVLTKGIHNFDVHDTIEVFLDPATFYVFDRNEQLVVTPEKLPLA; this is encoded by the coding sequence ATGCAACTTGAGTTACAGAATATTTCCAAAAAGGTCGGAAACGAATTTCATATTTCCGATGTTTCTCTCACCTTTAACGCCGGGACACTCAATATTCTTCTGGGCCCGACTCTTTCAGGCAAGACCTCCCTCATGCGCCTTATGGCCGGTCTTGACCAGCCCAGTTCCGGCCGTATCCTTGTGAAAGGTCAGGATGTCACCGGTGTTGCCGTACAGAAGCGCAATGTAGCCATGGTCTATCAACAGTTTATCAACTACCCCAATCTCACCGTTTATGAAAATATAGCGTCCCCTTTGCGGATAGCGAAAACCGAACAGAAGCGTATTGAAGAAAAGGTGCAGAAAGTCGCAAAACTGTTAAAACTGGAAGACATGCTCAGTCGCAGTCCACAGGAACTTTCGGGGGGCCAACAGCAGCGAACGGCACTGGCTCGGGCTCTTGTGAAAGGTGCGGAACTCGTACTGCTGGATGAACCACTGGCCAACCTCGATTATAAATTGAGGGAAGAGCTGCGCGAAGAACTGCCACTTATTTTTGCTGAAACAGGGTCAATTTTCGTCTACGCCACAACGGAACCCTCCGAAGCCCTGCTCCTGGGCGGCAATACCGCCACGCTCCACGAGGGAAGGGTAACCCAGTTCGGGAAAACCCTGGAGGTCTTCAACAGGCCTGGGAATCTTGTCACAGCGAAGACCATTTCCGATCCTCCCCTGAACTGTCTGCCGGTAACCAAGCTCAACAACACTATGCTTTATAAAAGCCATGTGGAGATTCCCCTTATCGACAAGCTGCCGCAACTCCCGGATGACGACTATACCATCGCCTTCAGACCTCACCACCTCTTTCTGAAAAAGAACCCGGCAGCAGCAGATATGATTCAGGTCAGAGCCAAGGTTGTTGTGGCCGAGATTACCGGATCCGAATCCTATATCCATATAGATGTAGCCGGAGTCCGCTGGGTTGTCCTGACCAAGGGAATTCATAATTTTGATGTCCATGATACCATTGAGGTCTTTCTTGATCCGGCAACATTTTATGTCTTTGACAGAAACGAACAACTTGTAGTTACTCCGGAAAAACTTCCGTTAGCATAG
- a CDS encoding carbohydrate ABC transporter permease has protein sequence MRWKWLIPVVYILFLLLPIYWLVNMSLKTNEEILSVFSLWPQNLTFANYRVIFTDASWYSGYINSMIYVSINVVISVCFALPAAYAFSRYSFVGDKHLFFWLLSNRMAPPAVFALPFFQLYSSIGLFDTHIAVALAHCLFNLPLSVWILEGFMSGIPKEIDETAFVDGYSWPRFFIKIFIPNIASGIGVTAFFCFMFSWVELLLARTLTAVNAKPISAIMTRTVSASGLDWGVLAAAGVLTILPGALVIWFVRNHIAKGFALGRV, from the coding sequence ATGCGCTGGAAATGGCTGATACCCGTAGTTTATATTCTTTTTCTGCTCCTGCCCATCTACTGGCTGGTCAATATGAGCCTGAAAACCAATGAAGAAATTCTCTCGGTCTTCAGCCTCTGGCCACAGAACCTGACCTTTGCCAATTACCGGGTTATCTTTACCGACGCGTCCTGGTATTCAGGCTATATCAATTCGATGATCTATGTTTCCATCAATGTGGTCATCTCCGTCTGCTTTGCTCTGCCGGCAGCTTACGCCTTTTCCCGCTACAGTTTCGTGGGCGACAAACACCTTTTTTTCTGGCTGCTCTCCAACCGGATGGCACCACCGGCGGTTTTTGCCCTGCCCTTTTTTCAACTCTACTCGTCCATCGGCCTCTTTGATACTCATATCGCGGTGGCCCTGGCCCATTGTCTCTTCAACCTGCCCCTTTCCGTCTGGATTCTGGAAGGGTTTATGTCGGGAATTCCAAAGGAAATTGATGAAACGGCCTTTGTGGACGGTTATTCATGGCCCAGGTTTTTCATTAAGATTTTCATCCCCAATATTGCTTCCGGTATTGGTGTCACTGCCTTTTTCTGCTTTATGTTTTCCTGGGTGGAGCTGCTGCTGGCCAGAACCCTTACGGCCGTCAATGCCAAACCTATTTCGGCTATCATGACCCGTACTGTTTCCGCATCGGGACTTGACTGGGGTGTTCTCGCCGCAGCCGGCGTCCTCACTATCCTGCCGGGTGCGCTGGTTATCTGGTTTGTACGTAACCATATTGCCAAGGGTTTCGCCCTTGGACGAGTTTAA
- a CDS encoding ABC transporter ATP-binding protein: MASITLKDIAHSYTGESENPDDFALKKLNLTWRDGGAYALLGPSGCGKTTLLNIISGLLTPTRGQVLFNDKDVTGLPTQERNIAQIFQFPVIYDTMTVFENLAFPLKNRGRKKTEIEPRVIELATMLGLENELHTKAQHLTADAKQKISLGRGLIRKSVNAILFDEPLTVIDPQLKWELRSQLKFLHKQFAFTMIYVTHDQTEALTFADEVIVMYEGEIVQVGTPEALFERPEHTFVGYFIGSPGMNILPCKLQEKNNIQVEGQTITLDKKYARIDPTAKIELGIRPEYLDLAPPGKGGLPARILRVDDIGRHKIVRVALGSRELNVVVSELTGMTGDETSLLVDTSHANLYINDHLISGEEL; the protein is encoded by the coding sequence ATGGCCAGCATAACCCTGAAAGATATTGCCCATTCCTATACGGGTGAATCGGAAAACCCCGATGATTTCGCCCTGAAAAAACTCAATCTCACCTGGCGGGATGGTGGAGCATATGCCCTTCTCGGACCTTCCGGTTGCGGAAAAACAACCCTGCTGAATATCATCTCCGGCCTGCTCACCCCAACACGGGGCCAGGTTCTCTTTAATGACAAGGATGTTACCGGACTACCAACACAGGAAAGAAATATTGCCCAGATTTTCCAGTTTCCCGTCATCTACGATACCATGACGGTTTTTGAAAACCTGGCCTTTCCACTGAAGAACCGAGGTCGAAAAAAAACGGAAATAGAACCCAGAGTCATTGAGCTGGCAACAATGCTGGGCCTTGAAAACGAACTGCATACCAAGGCCCAGCATCTGACTGCCGATGCCAAACAGAAAATTTCTCTGGGCCGGGGCCTTATCCGCAAGAGCGTCAACGCCATTCTCTTTGATGAACCGTTGACAGTCATTGACCCACAGCTCAAATGGGAACTCCGCTCCCAGTTGAAATTCCTTCATAAACAGTTTGCCTTCACCATGATCTACGTCACCCATGATCAGACGGAAGCCCTGACCTTTGCGGACGAGGTAATCGTCATGTATGAAGGCGAAATTGTTCAGGTCGGTACTCCGGAGGCTCTTTTTGAGCGCCCGGAACACACATTTGTCGGCTACTTCATCGGTTCCCCGGGTATGAATATCCTGCCCTGCAAGCTCCAGGAAAAAAACAACATCCAGGTCGAGGGACAGACTATTACTCTTGATAAAAAATACGCCCGTATCGATCCCACGGCCAAAATAGAACTGGGTATCAGACCTGAATATCTCGACCTGGCTCCGCCGGGGAAGGGCGGGTTGCCTGCCAGAATTCTGAGGGTAGACGATATCGGTCGACATAAGATTGTCCGGGTTGCCCTGGGAAGCAGAGAACTCAACGTTGTGGTTTCCGAGCTTACCGGCATGACAGGAGATGAAACCAGCCTCCTTGTCGACACCAGTCATGCAAACCTGTACATCAACGACCATCTCATTTCAGGAGAAGAACTGTGA
- a CDS encoding DUF2160 domain-containing protein: MNLNWMAWTKPTAAFFIIIFCLLVAMTIWEIKSPGGAPRVGILRFETTRGDRLFVSLLGSAFIHIFWLAFFSASLWWGFAIACVYAICVFLWV, from the coding sequence ATGAATCTCAACTGGATGGCCTGGACCAAACCAACTGCCGCTTTTTTTATAATAATATTCTGCCTGCTCGTAGCCATGACTATCTGGGAAATTAAAAGTCCCGGTGGTGCGCCCAGAGTCGGCATTCTCAGGTTTGAAACCACACGGGGAGACCGGCTCTTTGTATCACTGCTCGGTTCCGCTTTTATCCATATATTCTGGCTGGCCTTTTTCAGTGCCAGCCTCTGGTGGGGATTTGCAATAGCCTGTGTGTACGCAATTTGTGTTTTTTTATGGGTATAA